The nucleotide window CCGATCTTCTCGGTGACCTGGGAGAGGACCGCCTGCAGGTCGAGGGAGGAGGAGATGGCCTGGGTGACGTCGATGAGCAGCGAGAGCTCCCGCACGCGGTCGGCGAGCTCCTCCCGGCCGGCGGCGAGCTGCTCCTGCAGTTCGAGCTTCCGCTGCATCCACTCCTTCTCGACCTCGGAGTCGATGTGGGTGGCGGCCAGATCGGTCACCCGGGCCAGCATGATGTTGAAGCTGTTGGCGAGCTGGCCGATCTCGTCGGCGCTGCGCACCTTGGCGCGGATGAGGAACTCACCGCCCTGGGCGCGCTCCATCACCTGGGTGAGCTCGGCCAGAGGATCGAGCACGAGGAACTTCAGGGCGGCGGAGGCGCCGAGGAGAGCGCCGATGATGGCGCCAGCGATCACCCAGGCCTCTCGCGGGTCGGGGTTGCGGCCCGAGAGGATGATGCCGCTGAAGGCGAGCACCAGCGCGATCAGCGAGAGTGCGATCGCCATCTTGCGCCAGATCCGGCGCCTGATGAATCCCACGACCATCCCCCAAGCCTACTTGATCAGTGCAGGTACGGCACCTTCCGGGGCTCATCTTCCGGGTCGTCGGGGCCGTCCTCGTCCGCGTCACCTTCCGGGCCCTCTTCGCCGTCCTCGCCGCTGTAGATCCGGTCGAGCTCATCGAGCTGCTGGGGGCTCAGGGCGACGCCCTGGTGCAGGAGCTCCTCCAGCTCCATCCGGCGCATCCCGGCGCGGTTCTGCCGGCGCTTTCGCCAGTAGGCCAAGAGGAAGAGCAGGCTGGTCAAGGTCCAGAGGGTCCCGCCCGAGGCCAGGAGGGGCACCCAGGTGAAGCGCAGCCGCAGATCCTCGTGCCAGGCCTTCTCCAGCTTCCAGAGGGGGCTGCCGGTCCCGACCTCCAGGGCCGCGTCGAAGTCGGCGCCCTCCTTCACCGAGGCGACCAGCCGGTGGATGCCCCGCTGGCCGTGCTCCCGGAAGAGCCAGCCGACGAAGTCCACCGCCTCGGCGTAGGCCAGCTGGACGTCCAGGGGATCCTCCGGCCAACCGCGCCCCAGGTCGATGAGGTCGATCCAGTCGCCCCGGAGGGTGGCGGTGGCCAGGGTGGCCGTGCGCCCCGGGTCGAACTCCGCGGCGTGGTAGACGGCCATCCCCTCCAGGAACCATCGGGGGAAGCGGTGGGGGGCGATGCGGTCCAGGGCGAGGTGGGAGATCTCGTGCAGGAGCACCTGCCGGGGGGGCTGCCGGCCGCCCTTGGGGGAGGCGTCCAGGACGATCAGGTTCAGGGAGGGGTAGGCCAGGCCCACCGCCCAGCTCGGCGCCGTCTGACCGTCCGGCTGGAGGGCCTGGAAGGCCGACCGGCTCATGGCCACCCGCACCTCGGTGCGGCCCGGGTAGTCCTGCCCGAGGTTCTCCTCCAGGGCGTTGCGCAGGCCCTCGGCCTCGGCCGCCACTGCCCGCGCCGGCGCGGCCGCGTCGGGGAAGGCCACGAAGCGGAAGCGGGGGCTCTCGGCGACGAGCTCCGCGCCCTCGGGGAGGGGGAGGGAGGCCTCCTCGTGCACCCGCGCGGGGCCGACCAGGGGCTCCTGCGAGTAGGCTCCGGCCTGCGCGGGCAGCAGGAGGAGGGCGAGGAGGAGGAGCAGGACCCGGCGCATTGCCGACAGGGTAAGGACGTGGGAGGCATGTGCCACCCCTTTCGGAGAATCAGCCCGCATGTGCCGCTTCGCCCTCTACCTCGGCCCGGATCTCCCCATCGCCAGCCTCATCACCGAGCCGAGCAACTCGATCATCCACCAGAGCTTCCACTCGGCGGAGCGCGAGGAGCCCCTGAACGGAGATGGCTTCGGCCTGTGCTGGTACGTCGAGGGGCACGAGCGGCCGGCCCTCTTCAAGGACGTCTCGCCGGCCTGGAACAACCTCAACCTCCACGAGCTGGCGAGGGTGACCCACACCACGGCGCTGCTCGCGCACGTGCGGGCCGCCACGGCCGGCCTGCCGGTGACCCAGCTCAACTGTCACCCCTTCGTCGACGGCCCCATCTCCTTCATGCACAACGGGACCCTCGCGGGCTTCGCCCGGCTGCGAAAGCGGATCATCCACGAGATCTCCGAGGAAGCCTTCGCGCGGATCCAGGGCTCGACGGATAGCGAGTACCTCTTCGCGATCTTCCTCGACGCCCTCGGGGTGGAGCGCCACGCGGGGAAGGAGGGCCTCGACGCGCTCTCGGCGGCCCTCGAGCAGACCGTCGCCACCGCCGAGCGCCTCCGGCGGGCCATCGGCGAGGAGACCCCCTCCCGGCTGAACCTCGTCGCCTGCGACGGGCGCGTGGCCGTGGCCTGCCGCTTCGTCAGCGACGGAAACCTGCCGGCGCACAGCCTCTACGTGCAGCAGGGGGAGCGCTACGGGCGGGTGGGCGCGCACGTGCGAATGGAGGCGCCCGGCGAGTCGCACGCGGCGCTGGTGCTCGCCTCCGAGCCCCTCTCGGACAACACCGGGTGGCGGGCGATCTCTCCCGGGCATCTGGTGGAGCTCGAGGCAGGCCGGCCCTGGCGCGAGCGCCCGCTCGCCCTCTGATCTTCGACGGGAGGTCCCGATGCTGACCCCTGACCCGACCCTGCGTCCCTGGGACGAGCTGCGCCGCATCCTCTACACCGATGATCCCCGCGCCCTCGAGGACTACCTCGAGGGCCTGGGCGGGGGCGACGCGGCCCGGGCCCTCTCCCGCCTCTCGCGGCAGGAGCAGACCCGTGTCCTGACGACCCTCGATCCCGAGGAGGCCGCCTACCTCATCGAGGAGATCCCCGAGGCGCAGGCGGCCGATCTGGTCGGCGCCCTGCCCGCCGGCGACGCGGCCGCGATCTTCAGCGAGATGGACAGCGACGAGCAGGCGGACCTCATCGTCGCCATCGAGGCGGGGAGCGCCGAGGCCATCCTCGCCCGGATGGATCCCGGCGAGGCGACCGGGGTCCGCGCCCTCGCCAGCCACGATCCGGAGGAGGCGGGCGGCCTGATGCGCACCCGCTTCCTCTCCTACCCGGAGCGCGCGACCGTGCAGGACGTGCTCGAGGGCCTGCGGGCGGGCGCCGAGCACTACCGGGACTTCCAGGTGCAGTACAGCTACATCGTCGACGCCGGAGGAAGGCTGACCGGCGTCCTGCGCCTGCGGGACCTCTTCTTCACGCCCCCCGAGACCACGATCGCCTCGATCATGATCCGCGATCCGATCACCGTGCGGATCGAGACCCCCCTCGAGGAGCTGCAGTACTTCTTCGAGCGCAACGAGCTGCTGGGGGTCCCGGTCGTGGACGAGGCCGGCACCCTGATGGGCATCGTGCACCGCCACGACATCGAGGAGGCCGCCGGTGAGCGGGCGGACAGCGACTTCCTCAAGTCGCAGGGCATCATCGGCGAGGAGCTGCGCAGCATGCCCCTGCTGCGGCGCTCCCGCCGGCGGCTGGGCTGGCTGAGCGTCAACATCCTGCTCAACCTCCTGGCGGCGAGCGTGATCGCCGCCTATCAGGAGACGCTGGCCGCGGTCATCGCCCTGGCCGTCTTCCTGCCGATCATCTCCGACATGAGCGGCTGCTCGGGCAACCAGGCGGTGGCGGTGAGCATCCGGGAGCTCACCCTGGGGGTGGTGCGGCCCTTCGAGGTGGTGCGGGTCTGGACCAAGGAGGTCTCGGTGGGCGTCATCAACGGCGTCGTCCTCGGGCTCCTGATCGCCGTGGCCGCCTTCGTCTGGAAGGGGAACGCCTATCTCGGCCTGGTCGTCGGGGCGGCGCTCGCCCTCAACACCGTCGTCGCGGTCTCCATCGGCGGGACCGTCCCCCTGATCCTGAAGCACTTCGAGGTGGATCCGGCGCTGGCCTCGGGGCCGGTGCTGACGACCCTGACGGACATGTGCGGCTTCTTCCTGGTCCTGAGCCTGGCCACGGCGCTCCTGCCCCTCCTCGGAGGGTAGGGGACTTCAGGGGAGCGAGGCGAGGCGGGCCGGGTCGGCGCCCTCGACCTCGACGACCTTGCGCCGCCCGGTCTCGCCCGAGGTGATCCGCACGGCCCTCCTCGGTACGCCGAGGAGCTTCGCCAGCAGCTTCAAGAGCGCCTCGTTGGCCTCGCCGTCCACCGGCGGCGCCGCCAGCGCCACCTTCAGCCGCCCGTCGTGCTCGCCCACGATCTTCGAGCGCGAGGCCCGCGGCTGGACCAGGATCTCGAGGCGAACGCCCCCCGGGATCTCCCGGAGGTAGGGGCGCACCTAGTCCTCTTCGCCACCCTCGGCGGCGCGCCGCGGGGCCAGGAAGGAGACGTTCTCGGAGATGCGCTCGGCGGCCACCGGGGCGGGGGTCCGGTCACTCATCTCCTCGAGGAGCTTGAGGTGGGACGCGACGATCTGCTTCACGCCGGCCTCGAAGCTGGTTCGCTGGCGCTTGAGCTCGGCGATGTCCTGGAGCAGCTCGACCAGGCGGCGGTGGGCGTCCTGGAGGATCTTCTCGGCCTGGCGCTCGGCGTCCTTCAGGAGCAGCTCGCTCTCCTTGCGGGCCTGCTCCTTGATGTCCGAGGTGATCCGCTGGGCGGTGAGGAGGGTCTCCTGGAGGACCTTCTCCCGCTCCTTGTGCTCCTCGAGGTGGCCGGTCTTGCGCCGGAGCTCCTCCTCGAGGCGGATGTTCTCCTTCACGACCTCCTCGAGCTCGGCGGCGACGATCTCGAGGAAGGTGTCGACCTCGGCCTCGTCGAGGCCGCGCCAGACGGTGCGGAAGGTCTTCTTCTGGATGTCGAGAGGGGTGATCTTCACGGGCGACTCCTGAGGGTTTGACCTTCCGGGGGCGCGACGCGCCGCAGGAAGCTGGCCACCTGGTCCTGGGTGTCGGCGTCGAAGAGGACGCCCACGTGGCCGACGTGATCGACGATGGAGAGCTCGGCGTGCGCGAAGGCCGCGCCCTCTGCCGGACGGACGAAGTGGTCCCGGCTCGAGACGATCGAGAGGGCCGGGATCTCCGAGAGGTGGCGGTCGCCAGCCTTCAGGCGGGCGAGGGTGGGGCTCTCGACGGCGAGGTCCTTCATCACCGGCACCGCGGGCAAGAGCGGAGCGATCCAGAGCCCCTCGTGCGGGGAGGAGAGGGTGCAGAGCCCGCGGGTGCGGCGCGCACCCTCACCGCCGCGCTGCAGCCAGGCCCGGGCGAGGAGCCCGCCGATGCTGTGGCCGAGGAGGACCAGGGGGCCGCCCGGGACCTGCTCCCGGATGAAGCGGTCGAGGCCGTCCACCAGGTCGTCGAAGCGCTTCCAGCGAGTGATGAAGCCGTGCCGGGCGAAGCGCTGGTAGCCATGCTCCCGGAGCGAGCGCTCCAGGGGGGTGAAGGCGCCGCGCCCGCTGCCGTAGCCGTGGACCATCACCACCGTGGGGCCATGGCCGGTGGGGCGCCGGGGGCGCAGGGCGGCCAGGGGCAGGAGGGCCCCCTCCGCCGCATAGGCGAGGGCCTCCCGGGCCGCGAAGGGCAAGAGCGCGCTCTGGGCAGGGTCTCCCACGGGCACGACGGTAGCCCGCGGAATGCGGTCGGTCAATTTGGCGACCGCCCGTGGGCCGCTGTAATCCTAGTCGAGAAAGCCCTCACCCAGCTCGCGGGCGCGCAGGGTCGCGGACTCGACGGCGTCGATGAGGGTGCGGCGCAGCCCCCCGGACTCCAGGGTGTGGATGCCGGCGATGGCGGTCCCGCCGGGGCTGGTGACCTGATCCTTGAGGCGCCCGGGGTGCTCGCCGCTCTCGATGAGCAGCTTGGCGGCCCCGTAGACGGTCTGGGCGGCCAGCTTGAGGGCCCGGGAGCGGGAGAGGCCGACCTTCACGCCCCCGTCGGCGAGGGCCTCGATGACCAGGAAGATGTAGGCCGGGCCGGAGCCCGAGAGGCCGGTGGCGGCGTCGATCAGGCTCTCGTCCACCTGCACCGTCACGCCCACCGCCTGGAAGATGGTGTCGGCCAGGGCGAGGTCCTCGTCGGTGGCGTGGGGCCCCGGGGCCAGCACCGAGGCGCCGGCGCCCACCAGGCAAGGGGTGTTGGGCATCACCCGCACGACCCGGGCCTCGCGGTGCATCCGCTTCTCCATGGCCGGGATGGGCACGCCAGCGGCGATGGAGATGGTCAGGGCGTCGGGGGCCAGCGCCGGGCCGATCTCGTCGAGGACCTTGGTGAAGATCTGCGGCTTCACGCAGATCATCACCACCCCGGCGCCCTCGACGGCCTCGGCGTTCTTCGCCACGGCCTTCACGCCGTAGTGCTCGTGGAGGTGCTCGCGCCGATCGGCGCGGGGGTGGCTCACCGTGACCTTGCTCGGGTCGGCGGCGCCGCTCTCGAGCAGGCCCCGCAGGATGGCCTCGCCCATGTTGCCCACGCCGACGAAGGCCAGGCTCCGGGTGATCTTCTCGCTCATGCTCGTGGTCCTCCTCGAGGGCTCGCGCCAACGCTAGCCGATGATCATCGACTCGGAGGCGTAGCCCGTGCCCCCGTCGGCGAAGCGCTCCAGGGTGTATCGGTCGAAGAAGGGATCCTTGTCACCACCCGTGAGCCAGCGCGCGCAGGACTCGGTGACCGCCGGGGCCATCATGAAGCCGTGGCCGCCGAAGCCCACCAGCTGCACGAAGCCGGGGAGCCCCGGCGTCTCGCCCACGATGGGGTGCTCGTCGGGGGTGACGTCGTAGCAGCCGGCCCACTGGCGCAGCACCCGGACGCCCCGCAGGGCGGGGATCAGGTTGGTGGCCGCCTCGGCGAAGCGGGTCGCGAACTCGAAGGAGCTCTCGAAGGTGAGGCCCGGCGGCTCGTCGGGGTCGCCCATGCCGCCTACGATCTCGCCCCGCATGGACTGGGAGAAGTAGAGGCCCGAGCCCAGGAGGGAGACCATCGGCCCCAGGAAGGGCTTGAGGCTCTCGGTGACCATGATCTCGTGGCGGTAGGGCTTGTTGGGCAGCTCGACGCCGGCCAGGGCCGCCAGCCGGGGGCTCCAGGCGCCGGTGGCGTTCACCACGATCTTCGTCGCGATGGAGCCCCGGCTGGTGCGCACGGCGGTGATCTCCGAGCCCTGGCGCTCGATCCCCGTCACCTCGGTGAAGGGGGAGACGGTGACCCCGGCCGCGGTGGCCTGCTGGGCGTAGCCCCAGACGAAGGGCCAGGGGAAGACCACCCCGTCGTCGGGGTTGTAGGCGGCGCCGAGGATGCCCTGGAGCTCCAGCTCGGGGACGATCTTCCGGGCGGCGGCCGGGGAGAGCAGCCGGGTGGGGACGCCGCAGCGGTTCTGGAGGGCGACGTTCTTCTCGACGGCGGCCATCACCTCGGCGTCCCGGGCGAGGAAGAGGTAGCCCCCCTGCCGGAACCAGATGTTCATCCGCATCTCTCGGGCGAAGGCCTTGCACAGCTCGATGCTGCGCAGCATCAGGCGGATGTTGTCCTCGGTGGACCACTGGGCCCGGATGCCGCCGCCGTTGCGGCCCGAGGCCCCGTAGCAGAGGTAGCTCTGCTCCAGGACGACGACGTCGGTGAGGCCTCGCCGGGCGAGGTTGTAGGCCAGGCCCAGGCCCATGACGCCGCCGCCGACGATGACGATCTCGGCGCGCTCGGGGAGGGCGCCGCTCATCCGCCGCTCCCGGGCTCGGCGTCCGGGTCGCCCGCGGCCATCGCGGCCAGCTCGCCCAGGGGCACCAGCCCGACCGGGGGCCGGGGGGTGATGGGCAGGAGGTCCTGGGCCGGGACGCCGGCCTCGCGCAGGAGCCGGGCGATGCCGGTCAGGCAGCTGCGGCCCTGGCAGATGCCGGTGCCGAAGCCCGTGTAGCGCTTCACCGACTCGACGTCCCGGTAGCCCTTCTCGATGGCGGCCTTCACGTCGGTGAGGGTGATGTCCTCGCAGGCGCAGATGAGGGTGCGGTCGCTACCCGGCATGGTCGTGCTCCGGCGGGCGGGAGAGGGCGAAGGCCGCGGCGGCGGAGCCGGCCCGGGCCCCGGACTCGCTGGCCTCGGCCGGGCTCATCCGGGCGGTCATCGAGCCGGCGGCGAAGACCCCCGGCCGCGGGGTGGAGCCGTCCGGGGCCACCCGGGCCTCGAAGGCCGAGCGCTCGTCGGACCAGCCGGGCTGCCCCCCGGCGGCGTGGAAGAGCTCCAGGCAGGGGTGGCCGGGCAGCGAGTGGATCAGGGCGTCGCAGGCCAGCCGCTTCTCCCCCTCGGGGGTGGCGAGGACGACCTGCTCGACCCAGTGGCGGCCGTTGACCCCCAGCACCCGGGTCTCGCCCCGGCCGAGGGCGGCCTCGGCGGGGAGGGTGGCGACGATGCTGGCGCCGGCCTCCTCGAGGAGGGCGCGGAGCCGGTCGGTCAGCTCGTCCATGGCGCAGAGCAGGACCTTGCGCCCCGGCAGGACCCCCCAGCGGGCGACCAGCTCGGCGGCCCAGCGGGCGTCGAAGAGGCCCGGCAGATCGTTGTTCTCGAAGCGGGAGAGGCCCACGTAGTTGCCGGTGGCCAGCACCACCGCCCGCGGGAGGATGCGCTGCAGCCGCTGAGCCTGCCGCACGACGACCTCCAGGGGGTGGCCGGGCCCGGAGATCCACTCGGCCGAGGTGCCGGTGCGCACCCGCAGGCCGGGGAGGGTGGTCCGCGGCTCGTCCTCGTGGAGGGGGGAGCGCAGGCGGCCGCCCAGCTCCGGGAGGGCCTCGACGAGGAGCGGCCGGGCTCCCGCGCCCTGGATCGCCCGGGCCGCGGCGATGCCCGCGTTGCCGCCGCCGATGACCAGGACCTCGACGCCCTCGGGCCCCTGGTCCAGGAGCGGGGGCAGCCCCTCGGCCGCCGGGAGGGCGCCGGGCAGGTGGCCGAGGCCGGAGAGCTTGCGGACCACCTTCTGCACCACCGGCTGGATCAGGGGCATCCCGGTGAACATGGCGTGGTGGTCGAGGCCCCGGGGGAAGAGCCAGTCGGTGGCCGCCAGGAGATCGTTCTCGGCCGAGCCGAGGGCGTTCTGCCGCTCCACCACCATCCCCTCGCTCACCGGGGTCTGGCAGGCCTGCCGGTTGGGCTGGCCGTCGACCCGGCAGAGGCACTGGTGGCAGTGGCCCCGGCCGCAGGGCGCCCCCCGGACCCGGTGGTACTTCGAGGAGCGGCCGATGACCTGGACCCCGGCCCCCATCAGGGCAGCGGCCAGGGGCTCACCCGGGCGGGCGGTGATCGTCTCACCATCGAGGGTGATCGTGACCTCGGAGTCGGGGGAGGGATCGAGGCGGGAGGTGGTCACGGGGGGGACGGTATCTCCCAAGGGGGCCGAGATCCACCCGGATCGACGGGAGATTGCGTGGCTCCCGGGAGAGGCCGTGCACGTGCACGTGGCCGTGTACGTGGACGGGAATCAAGCCCAAGAAAATACATCAACAAGAATGTCTAAATAATCAAAAAATAAAGAGAAAATGCAGACAAGCCTGACTCCCCATGGGCCTCCCGACGTGCACGTACACGTCCACGTACACGCGCACGGATTTTCCTTTGAACCTTTCGAGCCCGGGGCCCGCTTCCAGTCGAACCCAAAGGAGGCCCCGCATGTCCCGCGATCCCCACGGCTACATCTCGTTCAAGTCCCTCGCCGCCCTCTCCGGCGCCCTCGTCATGGGAGGGCTCTTCACCGTCTCCCTCTTCGGAGACAACATCCGGTCGCTCTTCGGCGCCTCGGCCGACAGCCTGGCGGGCAACGAGTACCGCTACCCCATGGCCGGGGTGGCCCTCGAGGGCCACAAGAGCCTGGCCGACTTCTCCGCGGCCAGCGCCGATTCGCCCTACGGCGGTGAGGTCGCCAGCGGGGACAAGCACGAGGACCACGGGGTCAACGGCTTCTTCTCCACCGAGCAGGATCGCTTCTCGACCTTCGCCATCGACGTCGACACCGCCTCCTACACCTTCTCCCGGCGCGCCATCCGGGAGGGGAGGCTGCCCCACGCCGCGGGGGTGCGGGTGGAGGAGTTCGTCAACGCCTTCGCCTACGGCTACCCGGCGCCCCGGCAGGCCCCCTTCTCGGTCTCGGTGGACGGGATGCCCTCACCCTTCGACCCCGACCGGGTCTTCCTCCGCGTGGGCCTGCAGGGCCGCCGCGTCGAGGCGAAGGACCGCAAGCCCGCCCGCCTCGTCTTCCTGGTGGACGTCTCGGGCTCGATGTCCTCGCCGGACAAGCTGCCGATGGCCCAGGAGGCCCTGAAGCTCCTGGCCCGGAACCTCCGGCCGAAGGACACGGTGGCCCTCTGCACCTACGCCGGCTCCACCCGCCTGGTGCTGCCCCCCACCGGCGCCGAGGACCTCGAGACCATCGAGGAGGCCATCGACTCCCTGACCAGCGGCGGCGGCACGGCCATGAACAGCGGCCTGGAGACCGCCTACGCCCTGGCCCGCAAGGGCCTCTCGCCCCAGGTCACCACCCGGGTCATCGTCCTCTCGGACGGCGACGCCAACCTCGGGCCCTCGCGGACCGGCGACATGCTGCAGACCATCGCCCAGGGCGCCCGGGAGGGCGTGACCCTCACCACCGTCGGCTTCGGCAGCGGCAACTACAACGACGCCGCCATGGAGCGCCTGGCGGACGAGGGCAACGGGCAGAGCGTCTACATCGACGGCCCCAAGGAGGCCCGCAAGGTCTTCCAGGCCCAGCTCGAGGGCACCCTGGAGGTCATCGCCAAGGACGTGAAGATCCAGGTCGAGTTCGACTCCTCGGTGGTGAAGCGCTACCGCCTGGTGGGCTACGAGAACCGCGACATCGCCGACCGCGACTTCCGCAACGACGCCCGGGACGCCGGCGAGGTGGGCGCGGGCCACAGCGTCACCGCCGTCTACGAGCTGGAGCTCACCGACCGCGCCGCCGACCTCGGCACCGTGCGGGTGCGGGCCAAGGACCCGGAGGCGGGGGTCGAGGATCCGGCCACCGAGTACGCCTTCGCCATCGGCGCCACCGCCGTGGGCCCGGCCGCGGAGGCCTCGGACGACCTGCGCTTCGCCCTGGGCGTGGCCTCCCTGGCCGAGCGGCTGCGGGGCAGCGCCTTCGCCCTCGAGTGGAGCGCCGAGACCATCGTCGAGCTGACCTGCGACGCCGCCGGCCAGAGCGACGAGCGGGTCGAGCACTGCGAGCTGGCCCGCCAGGCCGCCCACCTGCTCGAGAGCCGCAGCTAGGGTCAGTGCGCCTGGAAGTAGGGCACCAGCAGCGACTGCAGGAAGTTCACCGCCAGGATCAGCACGATGGGAGAGAAGTCCATCATCCCCCAGGTCAGATAGCGCTTGAACGGCCTCGTCATGGGGTCGACCAGGGTCCCGAGAACCTTGTTGATGGGGTTCTCGGGATCTCTGATCACCCAGGTGATGAGCACCCGCGCGATGATCACGTAGGTGAAGAACTCCAGGAAGCGATAGATCAAGAGTGCGAGGTTGGGGGACATCAGACTTTCGGTGGCCTCTGGCCGAAGAGGGCGGTACCCACACGGACCAGGGTGGCGCCCTCTTCGATCGCCACCTCCA belongs to Deltaproteobacteria bacterium and includes:
- a CDS encoding peptidase MA family metallohydrolase, with the protein product MRRVLLLLLALLLLPAQAGAYSQEPLVGPARVHEEASLPLPEGAELVAESPRFRFVAFPDAAAPARAVAAEAEGLRNALEENLGQDYPGRTEVRVAMSRSAFQALQPDGQTAPSWAVGLAYPSLNLIVLDASPKGGRQPPRQVLLHEISHLALDRIAPHRFPRWFLEGMAVYHAAEFDPGRTATLATATLRGDWIDLIDLGRGWPEDPLDVQLAYAEAVDFVGWLFREHGQRGIHRLVASVKEGADFDAALEVGTGSPLWKLEKAWHEDLRLRFTWVPLLASGGTLWTLTSLLFLLAYWRKRRQNRAGMRRMELEELLHQGVALSPQQLDELDRIYSGEDGEEGPEGDADEDGPDDPEDEPRKVPYLH
- a CDS encoding YggT family protein, producing MSPNLALLIYRFLEFFTYVIIARVLITWVIRDPENPINKVLGTLVDPMTRPFKRYLTWGMMDFSPIVLILAVNFLQSLLVPYFQAH
- the mgtE gene encoding magnesium transporter, translated to MLTPDPTLRPWDELRRILYTDDPRALEDYLEGLGGGDAARALSRLSRQEQTRVLTTLDPEEAAYLIEEIPEAQAADLVGALPAGDAAAIFSEMDSDEQADLIVAIEAGSAEAILARMDPGEATGVRALASHDPEEAGGLMRTRFLSYPERATVQDVLEGLRAGAEHYRDFQVQYSYIVDAGGRLTGVLRLRDLFFTPPETTIASIMIRDPITVRIETPLEELQYFFERNELLGVPVVDEAGTLMGIVHRHDIEEAAGERADSDFLKSQGIIGEELRSMPLLRRSRRRLGWLSVNILLNLLAASVIAAYQETLAAVIALAVFLPIISDMSGCSGNQAVAVSIRELTLGVVRPFEVVRVWTKEVSVGVINGVVLGLLIAVAAFVWKGNAYLGLVVGAALALNTVVAVSIGGTVPLILKHFEVDPALASGPVLTTLTDMCGFFLVLSLATALLPLLGG
- a CDS encoding FAD-binding oxidoreductase; the protein is MSGALPERAEIVIVGGGVMGLGLAYNLARRGLTDVVVLEQSYLCYGASGRNGGGIRAQWSTEDNIRLMLRSIELCKAFAREMRMNIWFRQGGYLFLARDAEVMAAVEKNVALQNRCGVPTRLLSPAAARKIVPELELQGILGAAYNPDDGVVFPWPFVWGYAQQATAAGVTVSPFTEVTGIERQGSEITAVRTSRGSIATKIVVNATGAWSPRLAALAGVELPNKPYRHEIMVTESLKPFLGPMVSLLGSGLYFSQSMRGEIVGGMGDPDEPPGLTFESSFEFATRFAEAATNLIPALRGVRVLRQWAGCYDVTPDEHPIVGETPGLPGFVQLVGFGGHGFMMAPAVTESCARWLTGGDKDPFFDRYTLERFADGGTGYASESMIIG
- the proC gene encoding pyrroline-5-carboxylate reductase, coding for MSEKITRSLAFVGVGNMGEAILRGLLESGAADPSKVTVSHPRADRREHLHEHYGVKAVAKNAEAVEGAGVVMICVKPQIFTKVLDEIGPALAPDALTISIAAGVPIPAMEKRMHREARVVRVMPNTPCLVGAGASVLAPGPHATDEDLALADTIFQAVGVTVQVDESLIDAATGLSGSGPAYIFLVIEALADGGVKVGLSRSRALKLAAQTVYGAAKLLIESGEHPGRLKDQVTSPGGTAIAGIHTLESGGLRRTLIDAVESATLRARELGEGFLD
- a CDS encoding DUF167 domain-containing protein — translated: MRPYLREIPGGVRLEILVQPRASRSKIVGEHDGRLKVALAAPPVDGEANEALLKLLAKLLGVPRRAVRITSGETGRRKVVEVEGADPARLASLP
- a CDS encoding class II glutamine amidotransferase gives rise to the protein MCRFALYLGPDLPIASLITEPSNSIIHQSFHSAEREEPLNGDGFGLCWYVEGHERPALFKDVSPAWNNLNLHELARVTHTTALLAHVRAATAGLPVTQLNCHPFVDGPISFMHNGTLAGFARLRKRIIHEISEEAFARIQGSTDSEYLFAIFLDALGVERHAGKEGLDALSAALEQTVATAERLRRAIGEETPSRLNLVACDGRVAVACRFVSDGNLPAHSLYVQQGERYGRVGAHVRMEAPGESHAALVLASEPLSDNTGWRAISPGHLVELEAGRPWRERPLAL
- a CDS encoding (2Fe-2S)-binding protein; the encoded protein is MTTSRLDPSPDSEVTITLDGETITARPGEPLAAALMGAGVQVIGRSSKYHRVRGAPCGRGHCHQCLCRVDGQPNRQACQTPVSEGMVVERQNALGSAENDLLAATDWLFPRGLDHHAMFTGMPLIQPVVQKVVRKLSGLGHLPGALPAAEGLPPLLDQGPEGVEVLVIGGGNAGIAAARAIQGAGARPLLVEALPELGGRLRSPLHEDEPRTTLPGLRVRTGTSAEWISGPGHPLEVVVRQAQRLQRILPRAVVLATGNYVGLSRFENNDLPGLFDARWAAELVARWGVLPGRKVLLCAMDELTDRLRALLEEAGASIVATLPAEAALGRGETRVLGVNGRHWVEQVVLATPEGEKRLACDALIHSLPGHPCLELFHAAGGQPGWSDERSAFEARVAPDGSTPRPGVFAAGSMTARMSPAEASESGARAGSAAAAFALSRPPEHDHAG
- a CDS encoding alpha/beta fold hydrolase is translated as MGDPAQSALLPFAAREALAYAAEGALLPLAALRPRRPTGHGPTVVMVHGYGSGRGAFTPLERSLREHGYQRFARHGFITRWKRFDDLVDGLDRFIREQVPGGPLVLLGHSIGGLLARAWLQRGGEGARRTRGLCTLSSPHEGLWIAPLLPAVPVMKDLAVESPTLARLKAGDRHLSEIPALSIVSSRDHFVRPAEGAAFAHAELSIVDHVGHVGVLFDADTQDQVASFLRRVAPPEGQTLRSRP
- a CDS encoding (2Fe-2S)-binding protein; this translates as MPGSDRTLICACEDITLTDVKAAIEKGYRDVESVKRYTGFGTGICQGRSCLTGIARLLREAGVPAQDLLPITPRPPVGLVPLGELAAMAAGDPDAEPGSGG
- a CDS encoding von Willebrand factor type A domain-containing protein translates to MSRDPHGYISFKSLAALSGALVMGGLFTVSLFGDNIRSLFGASADSLAGNEYRYPMAGVALEGHKSLADFSAASADSPYGGEVASGDKHEDHGVNGFFSTEQDRFSTFAIDVDTASYTFSRRAIREGRLPHAAGVRVEEFVNAFAYGYPAPRQAPFSVSVDGMPSPFDPDRVFLRVGLQGRRVEAKDRKPARLVFLVDVSGSMSSPDKLPMAQEALKLLARNLRPKDTVALCTYAGSTRLVLPPTGAEDLETIEEAIDSLTSGGGTAMNSGLETAYALARKGLSPQVTTRVIVLSDGDANLGPSRTGDMLQTIAQGAREGVTLTTVGFGSGNYNDAAMERLADEGNGQSVYIDGPKEARKVFQAQLEGTLEVIAKDVKIQVEFDSSVVKRYRLVGYENRDIADRDFRNDARDAGEVGAGHSVTAVYELELTDRAADLGTVRVRAKDPEAGVEDPATEYAFAIGATAVGPAAEASDDLRFALGVASLAERLRGSAFALEWSAETIVELTCDAAGQSDERVEHCELARQAAHLLESRS
- a CDS encoding DivIVA domain-containing protein, with translation MKITPLDIQKKTFRTVWRGLDEAEVDTFLEIVAAELEEVVKENIRLEEELRRKTGHLEEHKEREKVLQETLLTAQRITSDIKEQARKESELLLKDAERQAEKILQDAHRRLVELLQDIAELKRQRTSFEAGVKQIVASHLKLLEEMSDRTPAPVAAERISENVSFLAPRRAAEGGEED